AGAGATGATAGTAACTAGTTACATTTACTCTGTTACATTTACTTGAGTAACTTTTTGGATAAATTGTACACTTAAGAGTTGTTTTActgcaaaatacttttttacttaaattattctaaagTAACAATACTCCCACTTGACGACAAGTTTTGGCTACTCTACCACCTAGGAATAAACCCTCTCCTCCCAATTCTGCACAGAACTTGTGCTCACGGTTGTTTTgcacatattttttaatcttcATACAATTGAAAGAGCAGGGtcagggaggagacagtggaccagagtccagcagcagcaggaatgAACTGGGAGGGTATTCACAGCAGTTGAGGAGAAATTATCGATAGGATAAAAGTGACTTTGCGATTAATTTCCACAGCTACGTCATCGCTACTATTCTTAATACTATTTATAAGTTTTGCTTTGCATATCTATTATCTATATCATTGCAGGAGAAATTATAACTGGCTAAGGAAATGTCTATAGGATAAGAGTGACTCTAAGATTAGTTTAGTTTATATtcaaagagactttttgtttattatttatttgctgATACTATTTGACTACTGCACTATTTGTGTTTTAAAGGAAGCAGGTATAGGTCATACCATTTGTCTTAGTCTTGATTAATTTTGCACATCTGTGCTGTCATAGTTGACGACGGCAAATGTAAAATAATTACATCTCCATGTCGATATGTTTATTGTTGTCACTTTCACTTGTCACTTCTTgccattaaattaaattatgtgGCTTATTACCCTGTCACTTCCATTCCATTTTGGTGCTGATCATTTGAAACAGGAATGGTGTTTTACAGAACTTTTCGTGTTCAGTGTTGTCATTTGGCACTTAATTATCTGGCTACTTACCCTGTAGATGCTCGAGGAGTTATGCAGCTTTAACTTTAGATTTTGATTGTAAATCATTTTAAAGAACTAAAGTCGGTCCCCTGGTGCTGTGCTGTTTGTGGTTATGTAGCCACTAAGGAGAGGTGCGAGAATGCGAGAGGATGATAAATCACTCAATAGACCTCTGAACAATTTGTCCCCCTCACTTCTGAAATGATGGCTACGCCCCTGGGTTGGTTAACACGTTATGGTAGGCTGTAGCCAAGCTGAAAACAAACTTCTCCCATTCCgactctctcgctcttttcCCAGTCCCTGCTACAAGTATCTCACCTCCGCAAGGCCCGCCCCCCTCCTTCTGAGCGCCCAATAATAACATCGACCTGGAACACAATGCAACTCCCCCGCCCCAACACAACCTAGAGCTTTGAGTGTGCGCGCGCGAGAACGTTGGTGTGTCCATCGTGTCTCAGATACCGCATGTGAGCGATATTTTCAATGTGTCCTACCGTGAGGCTGCACTTTGCGTTGTCAAGTATGCAGTCTTCACGCTAATGGTAACGTTCCTCTGACAACTTACATCGCAACGTTATGTAACGTTAGCTTTTTTAATGTAACCTAAATGCTATTGTTAAGTCTAATAAAGCAAATCTTCAATGTCTGAAACACAATTAAGGCAATTTTTATAATTCACAAGTTGCTCCTATTCAGCAAGTAAGTTTGTTTGCTTTGGGAGGAAGAGTGTCCAACTTgtcttatttatgtatttttaatcCACAAGCCCATCCCCACATTTTCATAGACACAAAAGTTACCACTCAGCAAATTAAAAACATTAGTGGCCGAAATTCAAGTTTGAATGGTGGTTGTGTAAGCTTGTTCTTTTTACAGATTCCCAtagatttattttgttttctatcGTTCAATATTTAACATGCAAAAATTGATTTCAGAGCCAGTCAACATTAGTCAAACtaataagataagatatgaCTTTATAAATCCCCTGGGAAAAAAAATAGGGATGTTTGCTATGTGGTGCTTTTGGAATAAATTCAGGAGTCGAAAAAAAAGTGATAACTAGTCAAATGTTGAAATGATGATTgtttgaatgtgtatttcttggCCTACCCGCATGTGAAAATGTAATGTTTCAATACAACTGAACATTTTCATGTTAAAGGTGTCATTGCAttcttttttcattcattttgcggTGGTCACTGGTATCAATGAACGCCCTGtgagtcggttttggtgaaAAAAATGCTCTGGTGCTCCTGTTTCACtagtgtggtggaggaggtgggcggggaggAGCGAAAGGATTTTGTCTCTTACTCATACATATTCATGACGTGCAAAGGTCTCGCCTCTGATTGACTAAGAGcactgtcagagagagagagagagagagagagagagagagagagatatatctATCGGCCAAGAAAGAAGAAttgaggaagaaatggttggCTTGAACATTCACCCACCGTGCCCCAGGCCCAGGCACTCCCGCGACTCCTGGCCACGGCGACTCCGTCGTACCCAgggcaccgcggcccgggcaCCGTGACCTTGGCCAGGGCATTGCGGGTACCGTGACCGCGGACCCGGAAACCATAGCCGAGGCCGAGGCATGCCCGCGTCTCCCGCCGTGCcccgtgaatgaatgaatgaatgtccaatccaaccatttctccctcaactcttctttcttggccAAGAGATACAACGTTGTTTTGTTATCGCCACAAATAGCACAGGCACAAATTTCATCTGCAATGTAAGCACCTTGCTGTTACCTCCTCCTACCTGCCGATATCAGCTCTGTGTCACCTGGCCGCAAAATCAATACCCTCTTCCCGTGGTCGGTCGCAAGCCAAGGGGGGCAAGGCCATGAATACTAATTCACCAACTTACATCAGTTGGTGAGGCTTTTCTAATTCACTCGTTAATGCGTctattttctttccttttacTAATGCAGGCAAACGAGGTGGAAGAACATTTTCACGTTCAGCATGCATATGCAACTCTGAGTTACCAATCGTATTTCGAAAGGAACATGATTAAACGGTTTCTCGTGGAATGAAACATTTAAAGGGGTGATGTTATACTTTTTTGTCTTTGGCTTTTGCTGGAGAGTGTTATGTGCCATTGTTACAAGGTTATTTAAGGTCTGCTAAGCTCATGAGTCGAAGGAGTCTGCTAAAAATATAGGTCAGAGCCAGGAGGGTGACTCGTGCCTATGGACTTTTCTCGGTGCCAAAGTAAATTTCTTCCCAAAGAAGACGACCTGAAGAATGAGTGGTTACAATTCATTTTGACCACCATCCCCTGTAGTATTTCCCCAGCCTTGCATTGTGTTTGCTTCATATTACTTAGAACCGGGCACCGTACGTTGCAGGGTGTTTGCCTCGGTTGGCCCTTACAGAAAGGACACTACCCACTTTGTTGGCCAAACCTGGACCTTAACGATGACAACATGTAAAGGTGCGTTACCACCAAAAATAAAGGTCTGGCGCAAatccatacaaagtcaatgcaTAGACGCGAATAGGAGCAAATCTTCCAGGCAGGAGGGGCAGAGAGGCCATGAAGGGCCCATATCTCTGTGGGCTCCGTCACACGTTTGCTGGTTTTCTTCATCGTAGATGGATGAAGTAGTAGACTGGTAGATGACTGGTTGAAAGGGAGGGAACGCCGCGTTGTGCCGCGTTATGTACACGTTGCCATGAGGAATGTGGGCCGACGCCCAGGTTGATTGGTGAATTACTCAAATGTTCAGTTCTGTTGATCGGGcacacgggacaagcccataaggcgaagcctggATAAAATAGAACTTGGTCTTTGATGAGGTGTTTGAGGACCCATCGCCATTTGTTGTAGACGGTCCCCATCTACCCATCGCTCTTCCGACCCGTCAGCCCAGTTTGAGGGACCCCCGAAGGAGGCAGTTGTTGCCCACCGTGTCTCCCGCTTTAGTCAAGGGGCGGCCGGAACCCCACATACTGTCCAGTCGGATCAGGAAACTCCTGGCGTATCCGGAGCACAACACACAACGGGATGACCGCCCTGACGTTCCATCCCAAGCAGCCCAGGCACCAGCGGACGACGCTGCGTTTGGACAGAGATTTGTTACGCCTGTATTCAAAACAAGCTTACACGTCCACCACCCAAACTTGAATTTCGGCCACTAATGTACTTAATTAGCTTGAAAAAAACTGATCAATGAAATGGAGGCTTTTTTACCATGACAATGTTATGATGCACTTAACATTGGCTACAATACTGCATTAATGATACTTTATTAGTTGCTTTATTAGAATTGCCAATAACGTCATCATTACATAGCTACAAGCACACTcaacaaatacatttatataaatctatatatcTAAGTTAATcaaatgtgtgtctatgtttgcatGCACATTATTCTGCTTATGCAGGTGATGGATCGTTTCAGTCATAAGAGTTACGTAAAGGAATTGCTGTTAAAATCATATTAGTATTCCAGCATCAACCTCCTCTCTACAAGTTACAATCTAAGCAACGCAACAAGGTAAATTGTCCTGTCCAGGTGTCTGGGCAGGTCTAAAGTCAAAGGGATGGGCTTAGTCTGGCTGTGACTTGGAGGGGTGTGGCCTAGTTCTGTAGGGGGGTGGTGTAAGGTTCAGAAAGGCTGTAGCATACATGGGTGTGCGGTCTAAACTAATTGGGCATTAAAGGAGAACTAAGCCCCAGCACCACGTGTAGGCTGGTTTGCCTTGGGCGACACCCCCACAATGTTAAACACATGCCGTTGCATGCTATCCCGTGATTGGCTGTTATTGTCAACTTCCTGTCACCTGTGTCACACCTAAACAGAAGGGGTTTTAATAGGGGCGCCTGCTGGCCCAGAATGGAAACAAACGGTCAGGGGGTTTAGTTCTCCTTTAAAGGGCACCCATTCGGTTAGAATGGAGCACAGTAAGGGGCGTGTTCTGTTAGCCGCTTTTCAAGAGTTATTGGAGTTCAATCAGGAGGTTGGGGGGCTTATAACACAGCGGCACAGCAGAAGTACAGCAGCTCTCGTCGCTCCAGCCAAAGTCTTTGTTGGGGTCCAGGCTCATCATGGCACACtggccctcctcttctcccccggGCTCCCCCTTCCCCCAGTGGGTGACCAACACCTCCTCCTTGTTCAGCCGGTACCAGTCGCCCGTCAGAGAACTCCGGCGGTAGCCGATCCACACCTGCTCCAGCGTCTTGTTCATGGCGTGGAGTTTAGGGGCGAGGAAGCGTAGCTCGACACCGTCCATGGCGGCCAGCTCTAGGCCCAGATCCCGGCAGAACGTGATAGACTCCACCCAGCCCATCTCTTCAACTCCTATGTTAACCAGCTCCGGATCCAGGACGCAGCCCTTCAGGCCTGGTCCACAATGGGAGGAGAGATAATACATCAGATCAGGTTGAGATGGATAAAATTGGAATAGATTAGGTTGGATTATATCAGATTGGTTTGGATTAGAAATGACTGCATTGGATATGATTTGATTCCATTCAGTTATCCAATAACATTGAGTGTTGATTGACAATCAAGTATATTTGAAACTGAAATAACCAGAACTAACCAGTACCTTTACAAACGTTGCTGTACAATACCTACTTGTGGACTTGCTGATGATGGGGGCAGGGTTTCCAAACAACGTGGTCTCGTTGGTTCCCAATTCATAGACGGCAATCATGGACTCGGGGTGCCAGAAGACATGTTTTTCATGGTCCAGTGGGACGCGAGTAGAGACATAGTGGGTGGTCAGGATGGGGCTCCAAACTGAAGCATCGAGGGGAATAGGCCCGTGATGAACCAAATCTTTGTGATCCTTGTGGACGACGACAATAGCGAATCGTGGAATGGACCCAAGGTAGGAATTTCCTTGGATATGAAAACAGGCGGCGAATTCCTCTTCCGGCAAGATGTTGAGCAGCAAGCCGGGTATGTGGAAGAGCACTGAGCCGAAGGACTGCACTGTGGGGTGGTCCGGATCGTAGGGAAGAGGGCTACGGTTTCCTGCTACGAGCAGAACCGCTTGCTTTTCGCTACCGGTCATGAAATCAGGTGGGATGAAGTAGTTGAGCTCGGTGGCACTCTCTGGGTCCAGAGGAGTGACCATCATCCCACAGGTGCAGTTGAAGATGGTGAAGCACGGATGACCAAAGAGAACAGACACAGGCTCAGTAGCATCCACCTCGTACTCCGCAGCCACGTTTGACATCCAGAACTGAGCCAGTTCAAACGGTGCCAGAGAAACCGTCCGATCACCATCGCCTTTCCACTGGACATCGTTTGCTGCACCAGTGTTTATGACGACGACCGTGAATGGGGCTTTCTCTGGTACCTCTGATGGTTCAGCCCGGAGCTCTGTTATCGTGCTGGGAGTTGGTGGGATCTTGTACACCTTGCCCAACTTGTCATTCGCTTTGAACAGGGAGGTCTGGATGCTTTGGTCTTTGTTGTTGATGGTTCGGACGATGACGAGCTTGTTGCTTTTGATTTTGATAGTACCGTTGGATATTTGCTTTCGCCGCAGCTCGTTCGACTCATGAAAGTTCTGAAGTATGCGCTGGTTTTTGTTCATGTTATGGCTGAATATTTCTTCTCCCCTTGACTCAAATTCGACTACAGTGTTGTCTTCCATGGAAAATATGTCGATATCGTGACGTGATCCGATGGGATGGTAGTGAGCAATGTTTTCTGGGAAAGCCACCAGGAACTCAAGGCCACTGCTGTTCAGATTCAATGGACCTGTGGGGAACACAATATTCAGCTGAAACACCTTCTTTAAAGGACCTGTCTAACTGATCAAACCATAATACACTACAACATCCGCTATCAATACTATTTGTCAAAGTTATTTAGCGTGAGCCCGCCTCCTCAGCCTTCACAACTGCAGGTGACCCCGGATGGACTCACTGGCTCGTTCTCAAGCGCTGAGTCTGTAGAATAACAGGCTATACTGAGAGCTGGGATGGACTCACTGGCTCTCTATCTAGAGCCGAACCACTGGCTACCAAGATGGatctcattgttttttttgaagTAATTTTTCTTCTCTACTAAATGTTCATACAATGGTATGGTATACAATGGTATAACTTTTATTCATTTGATTCCCAGTGGTTCTGTCATTTTAAGTGGAAGATTTTGTAGCTTTTCCAAAAATGGACCCTTTTAAGTCAACCAGCTGCAATCTCTGAAACATGTTGTGGTCAGCCTCCAGTAAGTAGAGGCCGAAGGCAGACTCACAAGGCCATTTATATTGAAGGTTGGACCGTACCTAGCTGAGCGTGGGCGGTCGGAAGtatcaggaggagggccagcaGGTTCATTGTGGCTTTACCAAGGACCCAGCCGAGATTCATCTTCTGGATACTGGGAGGTTAAACAGGTGGGTGGttagtacagtatagtatagGAAGCCATTACTATATTATAGTATGGGAAATTGAGTATAGTGTAATTTAGTATTGTGAAGTGTCATGTAGTACATTATAGTGTAATTTAGTATCATGTAGTGTCATGCATTACAGTATGTACTGTAAAAATATTTACAGGCAATGTTCTGTATTATATTGCATGTCAAATTAGAGAAATCTGTCATGTGTTCCTTAAAATTGCAGGTAATTTGGCATGAGTTGTTTCTGTTCAGGTCTAGGGTTACGCCCGCCCCCTTTTTGCAGAGATATGACATTTACTTAACTTCCAATAAGTTTCAATGGTATATTTTGAAGATGCTTTGTGAAATTGAATACATATATGTCCTTGAGGCCCTCTTTAATATAGAAGAGATCCTAGATCTCTAggggcctctacgaatagtcCAATCTCCCAACCTTTAAGCCTCCTTTACGTCATTGGgtcaaagaagaagaaaaggtgcttcctttggaacataggaaaagatagcgctgtttaaaatgaattcgactccacttttcctaaACAACATCAATGTTTGACCTCTAGCGTCTCTATGGTGGAATTACAGTTTTCCGAAGTTGTTTTACAACAAGCGCTCTTTTGGTCCATGCATTCTtgtcatatttattttaatcaggTCGTCGCCAACAGACGACGGACTTGGCCTACGAAAATATTTTAGGCCAGTTGAATCCCAATTCAAATGGGAAAAAAAGAGTCTCAACTTATGTCGATGTTGAAATGAACTGCCCCCAGAAGGCTTTCTTAAATGTgcagtggcgggggggggggggggggggagtaatcTATGCTAAAGGAGAGTTAAAGGAAGCATTGAGGCTCCTTTCCTAAGCTTCTATACAATTCGAACCACCTTTCCTACAAGCACTTAGTGTTGGAGGGATAGTGAATCCCCATGTCCATCCCCCATCCCCATGGACACAAACGCTACCGTTCATACTGGAGTTTTACTTTTTATTCCAAGTGTAATATAGTGTAGCCTATGGCAGTTTAAAGATGAGGGGGATTATGATAAGTGGATGTGCATTCTTTAATCCCCCCATGTTTAGGAGACGTTCGTTTTTGAGGTTGTTTCCCTGTTCAAGAATTATAATAGGCTATCACTCTTTCTTTAATTTGTATGCAAATCGAATGTTGAAGGGGTGATATGCTTTTTTGGCATTCCCTTTGCTTTAGAGTGTTACACGCCATTGTTACAAGGTTGTTTAAGGTCTGATAATCTAAAAAATGTAAGTCCGAGCCAGGGGGATGACTCGCGCCCTCCGAGAACACCCCTCATCAAGTGCGTGAATCACTGTTCTCTGTGCCAAAGCAAATTTCCATTGCATGGTCTTTCCAAAGAACACGACATGAAGCATGAGCGGTTACACTTCCTTTTGACCACCATATATGACAATAATAAAAGTAAAGTGTACGATAAAGCACTGGCAGCGCTTCTTAGTAATTTTGGTAGCATAAAAGCAGAATAcataatgttgaatgaatacgAGACTGAATTCATGCATTAAAAACGAGTGACGTTATTACGTGGTGATTGCAGTCAGGAACGAAGGAACGTACAATGTCGATGACAACACTATACACTATATGAAAcactatacatacacacacacacactcacagaacaTATGACACAACTTGtattaacaataaaaacaatataatGAAGACAAAGGTTATAAGATGCAAGAAATACACACAACTATCGGGTTGTAACCATTGCGAGAAGTCTGCATGGTTTATGGGATGAATAGATCCTTGACTCGTTCCTTGATAATGTATACAATCTTGTACCTTTGCCGTTTCATCcgcttttaaaatatttttttggaaaACATTTTATGGCAGAGAGGCCATGAAGGGCCCGTATCTCTGTGGGCTCCGTCACACGTTCGCTGGCTTTCTCCATCGTAGATGGATGAAGCAGTAGACTGGTGGGAGGTGGAACGCTGCTGTGCATGAACACGTGCCGTGAGGAATGTGGCCGACGCCCAGGTTGATTGGTGAATTGCTGAAATGTTCAGTTGTGGCGGGTgggcgcacgggacaagcccataaggcgaagcctggATGAAATAGAACACATGTTCATGGAACTAAGAAAAGTACTACGACACAAAGTGACTGAGAATGCTACGTTTTGCAAACTATGTAGATGCCATGCTTAGCCTGGTCTTTGATGAGGTGTTTGAGGACCAATAACCATTAGTTGAAGACGGTCCCCATCTCCCCAACTCTCCTCCAACCCGTCAGCCCAGTTTGAGGGACACCAAAGGAGGTAGTTGTTGCCCGCCGTGTCTCCCGCTTTAGTCAAGGGGCGGCCGGAACCCCACATACTGTCCAGTCGGATCAAAGAACTCCTGGCGTGCCCGGAGCACAACACACGACGGGATGACCGCCCTGACGTTCCGTCCCAAGTAGCCCCAGCACCATGCTGCGATTGGACAGACACCCAGAATTAAAGCAAGCTTACACGTCCAACATCCAAACTTCAATTTAGGCCACTAATGTACTTTGCTGAATGGTTACGTTTGTATCTAAAATGTAACATTAGCTTGAAAGCAGATGATCAATGAAAACAAGGCTGTTTTTCCATGACTATTTTATGATGCACTTAACATTAGCTACATTACTGCATTAATAGACCAGATAGTTGCTTTATTATTAGACTTGCCAATAAAATTAAGGTTACATAGCTATTTTACAAGCTAACGATACTTAACATTATGGTTGCAATAGAGGAATGCTAACGCTAGCTAGTGTTACAGTAGGCATTATCAGAGTAATGTTATCAGAGTAATATTAGCTTCATTACAAAAGTGCAGCCTGACGGTAGGACACATTGAAAATATAATTCACACGTTTTCTGAGACACTTACCTCAACCGTTGGTCGGTTAACTTGTCGACTGTGGCTTCCCTACGAAGCAGACTAAAAATCGTTGGCAAAATTGAATCTGCGTTTTCTGATTGCATGATGGACACCCATGTTTGCGCACGCACACTCATAAATGGCTTTGAAGAAAGTCAGTTGTTGATAAAAAGTTTGAATGTTGGATTGATTTATGGAATCGAAATTACAATAATGCTGTTTCAATTAGGTTCAATACCAAATACACTGATCTTTCTCACGTTGAGAATCCTATGATCCTCAACCTAAACGACAGAAGAGATCTTAGTCAGTACGACTAGAATGTAGATTATTGACAGTAGCCTATAGAGAGTACCGTCCCTGTCCGCCATAACAAAAAGGATAACATCCTTTATTTTCGGTGGCAAATGCAACGTTTTAAGATTGTTTCagcattaaaattaaaaaaatttttGATAGGAACATTTATAGCAGTAACAGCATTACATTTGTGTATTCTTCAGTCATTGTGTGTATATGAAGTTTGGATTGTTAtttaatgcaacattaaaactTACTAAAAATAGTAAATAATATACCATAATATACCACCTTATATATTAAAGAGGGCCTCAAGGACATATAAGTATTCAATTTCACAAAGCATCATCAAAATGTACCATTGAAACACATGGGAAATAAAGATAGTAATTAATTCATCTATTCATTGGAAAGAGATGGGATCCTGGCCATTAGCCATAACCTCCAGGGGGCGCCGTGGGATCACTCTGAGAAGGGGGCGGGCATAACCCGAACCCTGAGCTGCTGATGGAACACAGTTCTGATACAATTCACACTACTGGCACAATACACACTACTGGGGATACAC
The Gadus macrocephalus chromosome 6, ASM3116895v1 DNA segment above includes these coding regions:
- the LOC132460173 gene encoding uncharacterized protein LOC132460173, which codes for MNLGWVLGKATMNLLALLLILPTAHAQLGPLNLNSSGLEFLVAFPENIAHYHPIGSRHDIDIFSMEDNTVVEFESRGEEIFSHNMNKNQRILQNFHESNELRRKQISNGTIKIKSNKLVIVRTINNKDQSIQTSLFKANDKLGKVYKIPPTPSTITELRAEPSEVPEKAPFTVVVINTGAANDVQWKGDGDRTVSLAPFELAQFWMSNVAAEYEVDATEPVSVLFGHPCFTIFNCTCGMMVTPLDPESATELNYFIPPDFMTGSEKQAVLLVAGNRSPLPYDPDHPTVQSFGSVLFHIPGLLLNILPEEEFAACFHIQGNSYLGSIPRFAIVVVHKDHKDLVHHGPIPLDASVWSPILTTHYVSTRVPLDHEKHVFWHPESMIAVYELGTNETTLFGNPAPIISKSTSLKGCVLDPELVNIGVEEMGWVESITFCRDLGLELAAMDGVELRFLAPKLHAMNKTLEQVWIGYRRSSLTGDWYRLNKEEVLVTHWGKGEPGGEEEGQCAMMSLDPNKDFGWSDESCCTSAVPLCYKPPNLLIELQ